Proteins encoded together in one Pontiella desulfatans window:
- a CDS encoding SGNH/GDSL hydrolase family protein translates to MMKNGRHRRSFLLSILALMGAAHVAHSSTTAASSPKPTIVSQEAAPEKGSHAETDKNAVWSFTPDPNLPNVLILGDSISIGYTLQVRELLQGKANVFRPMRGNRRLNCNGTGFGVANLDTWLAGQRWDVIHFNWGLHDLKHVKTAGSNDKSNDPDDPTQATLEEYVKNMETIVEKLKATGARLVFATTTPIVQGTLNPLRTPEAPVRYNAAALEIMEANKVRVNDLHALCEPNLNEWQLPRNCHFKPIGSEALAKQVAALIAEELGAADKTGTPGAGMPGPAVSTGSGPNSI, encoded by the coding sequence ATGATGAAAAATGGCAGACATCGCAGATCCTTCCTTTTGAGCATCCTCGCGTTGATGGGTGCGGCACACGTAGCGCATTCGAGCACCACTGCGGCGAGTTCGCCGAAGCCTACTATCGTTTCGCAGGAGGCCGCTCCCGAAAAGGGTTCCCATGCAGAAACGGATAAAAATGCAGTGTGGTCGTTTACGCCGGATCCCAACCTGCCCAACGTTCTGATTCTTGGCGACTCGATTTCGATCGGCTACACCCTGCAGGTGCGCGAACTTTTGCAGGGCAAGGCCAATGTGTTTCGTCCAATGCGAGGGAACCGCCGGTTAAATTGCAACGGGACGGGATTTGGCGTTGCGAACCTGGACACATGGCTGGCGGGGCAGCGGTGGGACGTCATTCATTTTAATTGGGGGCTGCACGATCTCAAGCACGTCAAAACGGCTGGGTCGAACGACAAGTCGAACGATCCCGACGACCCCACTCAGGCGACGCTTGAAGAGTATGTAAAAAACATGGAGACCATCGTCGAGAAGCTCAAAGCCACCGGTGCCCGCTTGGTTTTTGCCACAACGACCCCCATCGTTCAGGGAACGCTCAATCCCTTGCGCACACCGGAAGCCCCGGTGCGCTACAACGCCGCCGCGTTGGAAATCATGGAAGCGAACAAGGTTCGAGTGAATGATCTGCATGCTCTCTGCGAACCTAACCTCAACGAGTGGCAGCTTCCAAGGAACTGTCATTTCAAGCCTATCGGTTCAGAGGCGCTTGCGAAACAGGTTGCCGCCCTGATCGCCGAAGAGCTTGGCGCTGCGGACAAAACGGGAACGCCTGGTGCGGGCATGCCTGGTCCCGCTGTGTCGACGGGCAGCGGTCCCAACAGCATTTAG
- a CDS encoding alpha-L-fucosidase, translated as MKNMKLKRVAYAAMIFWMGTSCGAQIEPTWESLAANYRVPDWFVDGKLGVWFHWGIPSSIDDGRPHDGSHYGAWMYGTEGQLSAAKHPEAVQKLTDWHNNHYGHYSEFGYEDLIPRFKAEKWDPDALVREVKDVGAKFIMPVACHHDNFDMYASSHPWNSVDMGPRRDTLKEWKAAAQKEGLKFGVSTHLYWSPRFFNSARKCQTEGTLEAKLFNMEYPPKNYHASDAWNQHWYDRCWEIIEKYDPDMFNNDSPYPTIKDGNGLGLKLFTEFVKKDQAQNGGKQDCVLSFKNPNENKKAFTYNMERGSAAEIEPEPWMWATDLSGTWFYRDGARNRMSIPVMVGNAIDSVSKNGVIMLNIALKGDGSIPEYQMEYLNAFRKLMKFNGEGIYGSRPWKVFGEGPLVIKDGRGSENLKPWCPQDIRFTTKGGSLYAFVLAVPTEDIVIKTLRKDGIYEGSIEKIKMLGSKEPIQWKRSADGLIIKLPTKLPDSPVIGFRISD; from the coding sequence ATGAAGAACATGAAGCTTAAACGCGTTGCGTACGCGGCGATGATATTTTGGATGGGGACTTCGTGTGGGGCGCAGATTGAACCGACGTGGGAATCGCTGGCGGCGAACTATCGGGTGCCGGACTGGTTTGTGGATGGTAAGCTCGGCGTCTGGTTCCACTGGGGCATCCCTTCTTCGATCGACGACGGCCGGCCGCATGATGGTTCGCACTATGGCGCGTGGATGTATGGAACCGAGGGGCAACTGAGTGCCGCGAAGCACCCGGAGGCGGTGCAGAAGCTGACCGACTGGCACAACAACCACTACGGCCACTATTCCGAGTTTGGCTATGAGGATCTGATTCCGCGCTTCAAAGCCGAAAAGTGGGATCCCGATGCGTTGGTCAGGGAGGTCAAGGATGTCGGTGCAAAGTTTATTATGCCGGTCGCCTGCCACCATGATAACTTCGACATGTATGCTTCGTCCCATCCCTGGAACTCGGTGGACATGGGGCCCCGGCGCGATACGTTGAAGGAATGGAAAGCGGCCGCGCAGAAGGAAGGTTTGAAGTTCGGCGTCTCGACGCACCTGTATTGGTCTCCGCGCTTTTTTAACTCCGCGCGCAAGTGCCAGACCGAGGGAACGCTGGAAGCAAAACTGTTCAATATGGAGTATCCGCCGAAGAATTATCACGCTTCCGATGCCTGGAACCAGCACTGGTACGACCGCTGTTGGGAAATCATCGAGAAATATGATCCGGACATGTTCAACAACGATTCGCCGTATCCAACCATCAAGGATGGAAACGGGCTGGGGCTTAAGCTGTTTACGGAGTTTGTGAAGAAGGATCAGGCGCAGAACGGCGGTAAGCAGGACTGCGTGCTCTCTTTCAAAAACCCGAACGAGAACAAGAAGGCCTTCACCTACAACATGGAACGCGGCAGCGCCGCCGAGATCGAGCCGGAGCCGTGGATGTGGGCGACCGACCTCTCGGGCACCTGGTTCTACCGCGACGGTGCGCGAAACCGCATGAGTATTCCCGTGATGGTGGGGAACGCGATCGACTCGGTCAGCAAAAACGGCGTGATCATGCTGAACATTGCGCTAAAAGGCGACGGCTCGATTCCGGAGTATCAGATGGAATACCTGAATGCCTTCCGCAAGCTGATGAAGTTCAATGGCGAGGGCATCTACGGTTCCAGACCCTGGAAGGTTTTCGGCGAAGGCCCGTTGGTTATCAAGGACGGGCGCGGCAGCGAAAACTTGAAGCCGTGGTGCCCGCAGGATATCCGCTTCACCACCAAGGGGGGCTCGCTCTATGCCTTTGTGCTGGCCGTGCCGACCGAGGATATCGTGATCAAGACGCTGAGGAAGGACGGGATCTACGAGGGCTCTATCGAAAAAATCAAGATGCTTGGAAGCAAGGAGCCCATCCAGTGGAAGCGTTCTGCCGATGGATTGATCATCAAGCTACCCACGAAGCTGCCGGATTCGCCGGTCATCGGGTTCAGGATTTCCGACTGA
- a CDS encoding alpha-L-fucosidase, whose amino-acid sequence MMCTNQVKLVLAVGLCGLLSSGNAAVQREDSCVVIDLAAAKAVDGSITVDFQLKEPGAYVVQLVHEPAVAGKTLSALARVDGEPVGGELKRDYWIEDGIVSTFTEAVELAEAGTHAVSVECGAKPLKVRLIPSVYWRSRIMVGSGKHYDEWIKMHQSPEKQAAMEWYKNARFGMFIHWGVYSQAAGSWKGTRIEDSGIKGPRVAEWLMYTFNIPREEYRAFAQQFNPDESFAVNIARLASDTGMKYVVITAKHHDGFALFDSASSDWDIADATPYDGDLIKELYEACRAQGIDFGVYYSHGHDWMEGCDANYAHVKKVRDEYNVPTRPNGKNMWDPSPNGYNDYLEGKAYPQIAELIKLMPDLRLIWFDGEGLITEAQALRFYRMIYDLNPNIVVNRRVGYEYGDYMDAGDNTTPKAGELVAKYFETCGTANHSWGFKAHDHHWKSTNQLLRNFVDIISKGGNYLLNIGPDGKGTVPGPCVEHFVEMGAWVKTNADAIFGTTRWIRFNENVNPEKGAESVPGEFWFSAKSNKVYAMSLAPAPGTVRVGSLNASVGKVTALRLLGSDATLEWTQTDQALEINFSGIKTDDNGFVVEATIEE is encoded by the coding sequence ATGATGTGTACTAATCAGGTGAAGCTTGTTTTGGCAGTCGGTCTATGCGGGCTGTTGAGTTCGGGAAACGCGGCGGTGCAGCGGGAGGATAGTTGCGTCGTCATCGATTTGGCAGCGGCAAAGGCTGTGGATGGGTCAATTACCGTTGATTTTCAGCTGAAGGAACCCGGAGCCTATGTCGTGCAGTTGGTGCATGAGCCCGCAGTGGCCGGCAAGACGCTTTCGGCATTGGCCAGGGTCGATGGCGAGCCGGTGGGCGGGGAGCTGAAGCGCGACTATTGGATCGAGGACGGAATTGTTTCCACCTTTACCGAGGCGGTCGAACTTGCCGAGGCCGGAACCCATGCGGTAAGCGTCGAGTGCGGGGCCAAGCCGTTGAAGGTTCGGCTGATCCCAAGCGTTTACTGGAGGAGCCGCATCATGGTCGGTTCCGGGAAGCATTACGACGAGTGGATCAAGATGCACCAGTCGCCGGAAAAGCAGGCGGCGATGGAGTGGTACAAAAACGCGCGCTTCGGCATGTTTATCCACTGGGGCGTCTATTCCCAGGCCGCCGGGAGCTGGAAGGGGACCAGGATTGAAGATTCGGGGATCAAGGGGCCGCGGGTGGCGGAGTGGCTGATGTATACCTTCAATATTCCGCGCGAGGAATACCGTGCGTTTGCCCAACAGTTTAATCCCGACGAATCCTTCGCCGTAAACATTGCCAGGCTGGCCAGCGACACCGGCATGAAATATGTGGTGATCACCGCGAAGCATCATGATGGATTCGCGTTGTTCGATTCGGCCAGCTCCGATTGGGACATCGCGGATGCCACGCCGTACGACGGAGATCTGATCAAGGAGCTGTATGAGGCCTGCCGGGCGCAGGGGATTGATTTCGGGGTCTACTATTCCCACGGCCACGACTGGATGGAGGGGTGCGACGCCAATTATGCCCATGTGAAAAAAGTACGGGATGAATATAACGTCCCGACCCGCCCGAACGGGAAAAACATGTGGGACCCGAGCCCGAATGGATACAACGATTATCTGGAAGGCAAGGCCTATCCGCAGATTGCCGAGCTGATCAAGCTGATGCCGGACCTTCGTCTGATCTGGTTCGATGGCGAGGGGCTGATTACGGAAGCGCAGGCGCTGCGGTTCTACCGGATGATCTATGACCTGAATCCGAATATTGTGGTGAACCGTCGCGTCGGCTATGAGTATGGCGACTACATGGATGCGGGCGACAACACAACGCCCAAGGCCGGTGAGTTGGTGGCCAAATATTTTGAAACCTGCGGAACCGCGAACCATTCGTGGGGCTTCAAGGCGCACGACCACCATTGGAAAAGCACCAACCAACTGCTCCGAAACTTTGTGGACATCATTTCCAAGGGCGGGAACTATCTCCTGAATATCGGTCCCGATGGAAAGGGCACGGTGCCCGGGCCGTGCGTGGAGCACTTTGTGGAAATGGGCGCGTGGGTGAAAACCAATGCCGACGCCATATTCGGGACGACCCGCTGGATCCGCTTCAATGAAAACGTGAATCCCGAAAAAGGAGCCGAATCGGTTCCCGGCGAATTCTGGTTCAGCGCCAAAAGCAACAAGGTTTATGCCATGTCGCTTGCCCCGGCCCCCGGCACCGTTCGGGTTGGATCGCTCAACGCCTCGGTTGGCAAGGTCACCGCCCTGCGCTTGCTGGGCAGCGATGCAACGCTGGAATGGACGCAGACCGACCAGGCGCTGGAAATCAATTTTTCCGGAATTAAGACGGACGATAACGGCTTCGTGGTGGAAGCAACGATTGAAGAGTAG
- a CDS encoding sulfatase-like hydrolase/transferase produces the protein MKKYKIVVLVVAGLGMAGAATLAETKKPNILFIFADDMSYETIGAHGLLDIDTPHLDTLVEGGASFTHAYNMGAWGGAVCVASRKMLNTGLFVWRSQNADLGQCVGDGGMWSQRMGKAGYRTYMSGKWHVPTSAPKIFDVAKNVRPGMPNQVPSGYNRPKDEADYEQGWKPWDTTHNGYWKGGKHWSEVLADDSVEFLEQAAKDDQPFFMYLAFNAPHDPRQAPKEYIDRYPLDRIKVPENMLPEYPYAEEACGKGLRDEKLAPYPRTEYAVKVNRQEYFALITHMDDQIGKILEALEKTGQAENTYIFFSADHGLAVGHHGFIGKQNMYEHSMRPPFLMVGPGVKAGSRIDAPIYLQDVMPTALDLADAGTEGIDFQSLLPLVKGKTSKHYDAIYGAYMGNQRMVIKEGWKLIAYPNIGIKRLYHLDKDPQEMNDLAASPEYATKLKQLSIELEKEMDAQDDPMSSIAAADFPKAPKKKK, from the coding sequence ATGAAGAAATACAAGATCGTGGTTTTAGTGGTCGCCGGACTAGGCATGGCCGGTGCGGCAACCCTGGCCGAAACAAAGAAGCCCAATATCCTTTTCATCTTTGCAGATGATATGAGCTACGAAACCATCGGGGCGCATGGGTTGCTGGATATCGATACCCCGCATCTCGACACCCTGGTGGAAGGCGGAGCCAGCTTCACCCATGCCTACAACATGGGCGCCTGGGGCGGCGCGGTTTGTGTTGCCAGTCGAAAGATGCTGAACACGGGGCTCTTTGTTTGGCGCTCGCAAAACGCCGACCTTGGACAGTGCGTCGGAGATGGCGGCATGTGGTCGCAACGGATGGGCAAGGCGGGATATCGAACATACATGTCCGGCAAGTGGCATGTGCCCACGAGTGCTCCCAAGATCTTCGACGTGGCGAAAAATGTGCGGCCCGGCATGCCGAACCAGGTGCCTTCCGGCTACAACCGCCCCAAGGACGAGGCCGATTATGAACAAGGCTGGAAACCGTGGGACACCACGCACAACGGCTATTGGAAGGGCGGTAAACACTGGAGCGAAGTGCTCGCTGACGACAGCGTTGAATTTCTGGAACAGGCCGCGAAGGACGACCAGCCCTTCTTCATGTACCTCGCCTTCAACGCGCCCCACGATCCGCGGCAGGCGCCGAAGGAATACATCGACCGCTATCCGCTCGACCGCATCAAGGTGCCGGAAAACATGTTGCCGGAATATCCCTATGCGGAGGAGGCCTGCGGCAAAGGGTTGAGGGATGAAAAGCTGGCTCCCTATCCGCGCACGGAATATGCGGTAAAGGTGAACCGTCAGGAATATTTCGCCTTGATCACGCACATGGATGACCAGATCGGGAAAATCCTGGAAGCCTTGGAAAAAACGGGGCAGGCCGAAAATACCTACATTTTCTTCTCGGCCGATCACGGCCTGGCCGTTGGGCACCATGGTTTCATCGGCAAGCAAAACATGTATGAGCACAGCATGCGCCCGCCGTTCCTGATGGTGGGGCCGGGGGTGAAGGCGGGTTCGCGAATCGATGCGCCGATCTACCTGCAGGACGTCATGCCCACCGCGCTCGACCTGGCGGATGCCGGAACGGAGGGCATCGACTTCCAAAGCCTGCTTCCGCTGGTGAAGGGGAAAACCTCGAAACACTATGATGCCATCTACGGGGCATACATGGGAAACCAGCGCATGGTCATCAAGGAGGGCTGGAAACTGATTGCCTACCCCAATATTGGAATCAAGCGCCTCTATCATCTGGATAAGGATCCGCAGGAAATGAATGACCTGGCCGCCAGTCCCGAATATGCCACCAAGCTGAAACAGCTATCCATCGAACTGGAAAAGGAGATGGATGCCCAGGACGATCCAATGTCCTCCATTGCCGCCGCTGACTTTCCGAAGGCACCGAAAAAGAAAAAATAG
- a CDS encoding IS4 family transposase, translated as MKKQHKHKPAGHRYTTLKQLCNLIPGHMVSSLAQKHGVDIQSRTYTPWSHVVSLLYAHFSHALGLNDVCDALQMNAAALSTIRGAVPPSRNNLSHANKIRNADMAEELYWCMMKHLMDTVPGFAKGKVRRGYLRRFSKTIHALDSTTIQLVANCMDWAKHRRRKAAAKCHLRLDLQSFLPRCAIIDTAKHHDSTMTQSLCAELKPGEIAVFDKAYNKFKHLFELTVRGVWWVGRAKDNMQYKVVRTLETTGHKRILRDEVIEMVVEASKKAYPCELRRVVALVEINGKDVEIAFITNHLEWSAWTVAELYRCRWDIEVFFKEIKQTLQLSDFLGYSANAVRWQIWMGLLVHLLMRCLAFMHGWEHSFKRQFTVVRAVLWRRWNLPALLDSYGTAKPPGRIRGAPEQAYLPGFV; from the coding sequence ATGAAAAAACAACATAAACACAAGCCAGCCGGACATAGGTATACAACCTTGAAACAATTGTGCAATCTGATTCCCGGACACATGGTGTCGAGCCTTGCGCAGAAGCATGGCGTGGACATTCAAAGCCGGACGTACACGCCGTGGAGCCATGTGGTTTCTTTGCTGTACGCCCACTTCTCCCATGCACTCGGACTCAACGATGTGTGCGACGCGCTCCAGATGAACGCGGCGGCGCTCTCTACCATCCGCGGCGCGGTTCCTCCGTCGCGTAACAACCTGAGCCACGCGAACAAGATCCGCAACGCGGACATGGCCGAAGAGCTCTACTGGTGCATGATGAAGCATCTGATGGATACAGTCCCGGGCTTCGCGAAGGGCAAGGTTCGGCGCGGATACCTCCGGCGCTTCAGCAAGACGATCCATGCGCTGGACTCGACCACGATCCAGCTCGTCGCCAACTGCATGGACTGGGCGAAGCATCGCCGCCGCAAGGCTGCGGCCAAGTGCCACCTGCGCCTCGACCTGCAAAGCTTCCTGCCCCGGTGCGCCATCATCGACACGGCGAAGCACCATGACAGCACGATGACCCAAAGCCTGTGCGCCGAGCTCAAACCCGGTGAAATCGCCGTGTTCGACAAGGCCTACAACAAGTTCAAGCATCTTTTCGAGCTGACGGTGCGCGGTGTCTGGTGGGTTGGCCGGGCGAAGGACAACATGCAGTACAAGGTGGTGCGCACCCTCGAAACCACCGGGCACAAGCGCATCCTGCGCGACGAGGTCATCGAGATGGTGGTCGAAGCATCGAAGAAAGCCTATCCGTGCGAGTTGCGCCGGGTCGTGGCGCTGGTCGAGATTAACGGCAAGGATGTCGAAATCGCCTTCATCACCAATCACCTGGAGTGGAGCGCGTGGACGGTCGCCGAACTCTACCGTTGCCGCTGGGACATCGAGGTGTTCTTCAAGGAGATCAAGCAGACGCTCCAACTCTCCGACTTCCTGGGCTACAGCGCCAACGCCGTGCGCTGGCAGATCTGGATGGGGCTGCTGGTCCACCTGCTGATGCGCTGCCTCGCGTTCATGCACGGATGGGAGCACAGCTTCAAGCGGCAGTTCACTGTTGTGCGCGCGGTGCTTTGGCGCCGGTGGAACCTGCCCGCCTTGCTGGATTCCTATGGGACAGCCAAACCGCCCGGCCGCATACGGGGTGCGCCGGAACAGGCGTATCTGCCGGGGTTTGTCTAA
- a CDS encoding alpha/beta hydrolase family protein: protein MKKKSVVAAFCAALAIGVYADPDWDAVVALGDLTNAPSVYTTNGVVTNVNCVGSIQSMMYESVEYTGKTTRVWAYIGMPAGASAENPVPAVVLVHGGGGTAFSDWVQHWNDRGYAAIAMDNEGRMVDPATGEKFVQPWGGPQRTGIYDDMAKPIGDHFMYHATASAIVANSLIRSLPEVDADKIGIMGVSWGGVITSTTIGLDDRFAFAIPTYGCGHLYDAMSHWGGALIDNETYKTVWDPFLRLDQATMPVLWYSWPGDYHFPLDSQGASYMAAAGERMVSLVPGMNHSHGSAWFRPESYDFADSIISDGTGWCVQQSLSLTGSDVEAVFATTRSLKTATLLFATETGATTSLDWTETNVTSMVESPAGIWTIMAQLPEGTTGWYIKTTAAANVSGYRGEDVVAGSDYQEIIEFELPSGGFSHLHPLGDTLSTGTIEIGFFAPSTLEIVDIVATNESHPGALTYTVDFPWQLREPELLELQFDNSVAGLTEGQSATGTLVFVRENMDGSREQVELPYAVTTRDALTIIYEVTTNWASQTPFVIDDVLIRSNAVVSLDADSEVNQLTIDDGSLLINGVHSLATVAGLSLNGAGNLIVESGSLSVGGSTISSLELIEISGGAVNFGTGHCQFGKGGPCEVRVIGDDASISMAILNQQNATGSQGTFRFVLDESGVSPIEMSSYMHLAEATIIVDGSAYMGGSSTSVLFSASNIQTLADPNNISMTGFEENAFTASVVQDTDLDEVRLIITAQPREVQLIGRDDFDGDTRYESRTITGANNSDNTLWQIVNRETVATDEVIDTSVEAGGAVALNSGDTLGFLGTNKTDNIFGMYRAGASRTLVYTFDISGAEELTLEMDWACSGDMADKNTSVSCSIDGGATQTVFDVGTSGVNWNETFDNGTVIDRNRSASVTTNGVAALHLTDEFQTYTMSVAGTGSNLTVWIVMDNTVGGFGGFGLDNVTLNGTVIALDGFEAWMSGYSLSGTNATESANPDGDRYTNYEEYIAGLNPEVADAFLISGLTDGERLEWDAASGRVYNVYWSSNLVDGFSLIHSNAPGGAFIDAGRTANPAGFYRISVELAP from the coding sequence TGAAGAAAAAATCAGTAGTGGCTGCTTTTTGTGCCGCCTTGGCCATTGGAGTCTATGCAGACCCAGATTGGGATGCCGTTGTGGCACTGGGCGATCTGACGAATGCGCCGTCCGTGTATACCACCAACGGTGTGGTCACAAATGTTAACTGCGTCGGTTCGATCCAGTCGATGATGTATGAGAGCGTGGAGTATACCGGTAAAACGACACGGGTTTGGGCGTATATCGGAATGCCGGCCGGCGCCAGTGCGGAGAATCCAGTGCCTGCGGTTGTGCTGGTTCATGGGGGTGGCGGTACGGCGTTTTCTGACTGGGTTCAGCACTGGAACGATCGGGGGTATGCCGCGATTGCCATGGATAACGAAGGGCGGATGGTCGATCCGGCTACAGGCGAAAAGTTTGTGCAACCCTGGGGCGGGCCGCAACGCACCGGCATCTATGACGATATGGCGAAGCCGATCGGGGATCACTTTATGTATCACGCAACCGCATCTGCCATTGTCGCCAACTCGCTGATACGTTCACTGCCTGAAGTAGATGCGGATAAAATCGGAATCATGGGTGTCTCCTGGGGCGGGGTGATCACCAGCACAACGATTGGGCTGGATGACCGCTTTGCATTTGCGATTCCAACCTATGGATGCGGTCATTTGTATGATGCAATGAGCCATTGGGGAGGAGCCCTTATTGATAATGAAACGTATAAGACCGTATGGGATCCCTTCCTTCGGTTGGATCAGGCAACCATGCCGGTGCTCTGGTATTCCTGGCCGGGGGATTATCATTTCCCGCTGGACAGTCAGGGAGCCAGCTATATGGCCGCTGCCGGGGAGCGCATGGTTTCTCTGGTGCCCGGAATGAATCATTCGCACGGTTCCGCCTGGTTCCGTCCGGAAAGTTATGATTTTGCAGACAGTATCATCAGTGATGGTACTGGATGGTGTGTGCAGCAGAGTCTCAGCCTGACCGGTTCGGATGTCGAAGCGGTTTTTGCAACTACGCGATCTCTGAAAACGGCAACGCTGCTGTTTGCAACCGAAACGGGCGCGACGACCTCCTTGGACTGGACCGAAACCAATGTGACTTCCATGGTGGAAAGTCCGGCGGGCATCTGGACCATCATGGCGCAACTGCCCGAAGGCACGACCGGGTGGTATATCAAAACCACGGCCGCGGCAAACGTTTCCGGCTATCGGGGTGAGGACGTGGTGGCCGGTTCTGATTATCAGGAAATCATTGAGTTTGAACTCCCTTCAGGTGGGTTTTCGCATTTGCACCCTTTGGGCGATACGCTGTCCACGGGGACGATAGAGATTGGTTTTTTCGCCCCTTCCACGCTGGAAATTGTAGATATTGTGGCAACCAACGAGTCGCACCCCGGGGCATTGACCTACACGGTCGACTTTCCGTGGCAGCTCCGTGAACCGGAGCTGCTGGAGCTTCAGTTTGATAACAGCGTGGCGGGTCTGACGGAAGGTCAATCGGCGACGGGTACGCTGGTGTTTGTCCGGGAAAATATGGACGGCAGTCGGGAGCAGGTTGAACTGCCCTATGCGGTCACCACACGGGATGCGCTGACCATTATTTATGAAGTCACCACCAACTGGGCTTCGCAAACGCCGTTCGTCATCGATGATGTACTCATTCGCAGTAATGCCGTGGTTTCATTGGATGCCGATTCCGAGGTGAATCAGCTTACGATTGATGACGGAAGCCTTCTGATAAATGGGGTTCACAGTTTAGCGACCGTTGCCGGGCTTTCGCTGAACGGAGCGGGCAACCTGATCGTGGAATCCGGAAGTCTGAGCGTGGGCGGCAGTACGATTTCAAGTCTGGAGCTGATTGAAATCAGCGGAGGTGCCGTTAATTTCGGAACCGGGCACTGCCAGTTCGGTAAGGGCGGACCGTGTGAAGTTCGGGTGATCGGTGATGATGCCTCCATTTCCATGGCGATTTTAAACCAGCAGAATGCCACGGGTTCCCAAGGCACCTTCCGGTTTGTGCTTGATGAGAGCGGCGTCAGCCCGATTGAGATGAGCTCCTATATGCACCTGGCTGAAGCCACGATTATCGTGGATGGATCGGCCTACATGGGAGGTTCCAGTACCTCGGTGTTATTTTCTGCCTCGAACATTCAAACATTGGCCGATCCGAATAATATTTCCATGACCGGCTTTGAAGAAAACGCGTTCACCGCCTCCGTGGTTCAGGATACAGATCTGGATGAAGTTCGACTTATCATAACAGCCCAGCCCAGAGAGGTGCAGTTGATCGGCCGGGATGACTTTGATGGTGACACCCGGTATGAGAGCCGGACGATTACCGGTGCGAATAACAGCGACAACACGCTCTGGCAGATCGTGAACCGCGAAACCGTTGCGACCGACGAGGTGATTGATACCTCTGTGGAGGCCGGCGGCGCGGTGGCCCTAAACTCGGGGGATACATTGGGTTTCCTCGGCACCAACAAAACGGACAACATCTTCGGCATGTATCGGGCGGGTGCTTCGCGAACGCTGGTTTATACGTTTGATATTTCCGGGGCGGAAGAGTTGACGCTTGAAATGGACTGGGCCTGTTCCGGCGATATGGCCGATAAGAATACGTCGGTTTCCTGCTCGATCGATGGCGGTGCAACGCAAACCGTTTTTGATGTGGGTACATCCGGTGTTAATTGGAATGAAACATTCGATAATGGAACGGTGATTGACCGTAATCGGAGTGCATCTGTTACAACCAATGGCGTGGCTGCACTTCATTTAACCGATGAATTTCAAACGTACACCATGTCGGTTGCAGGAACAGGATCAAACCTGACGGTATGGATTGTAATGGACAATACCGTCGGCGGTTTTGGCGGATTCGGGCTCGATAATGTGACGCTTAATGGAACCGTTATTGCATTGGATGGTTTTGAAGCCTGGATGAGCGGGTACAGCCTGAGCGGCACGAACGCCACAGAAAGTGCCAATCCGGACGGGGATCGGTATACGAACTACGAAGAATATATCGCCGGGCTCAATCCGGAGGTTGCGGATGCTTTTTTAATCAGTGGTCTCACCGATGGTGAACGCCTGGAATGGGATGCCGCCAGCGGCCGTGTCTACAACGTCTATTGGTCGAGCAATTTGGTGGACGGGTTCTCGCTGATCCACAGCAACGCCCCTGGCGGAGCCTTCATCGATGCGGGGCGCACGGCCAATCCAGCCGGCTTCTACAGAATCTCGGTTGAACTCGCACCGTAA